In Mangrovivirga cuniculi, the following proteins share a genomic window:
- a CDS encoding ATP-binding protein: protein MLDTLRKTSQGKQSINSAGKFENYEYLALNISAFSKVESWVKKVMHSRLSELKDNKSPREFKDLCEIPEIPENSSWHQLVDEFDTSIAELFMISVVFTSQFQPFSLLPLWSNEKLNYWAGGGKVKDQATISPTIRTILFLLAGFDGVKRALYLNQLIDSRLIKEQVLHVSRAETETFENGILRISDEHYCSLMTGKKPVIKVSADFPATLLTTNKTFSDLVLKDNTKEQLNSLINYVKYSNELYENADFTKKVKRGYVAMLYGPPGTGKTLTASVLGKELDTPVYAVDLSRVVSKYIGETEKNLEKIFDRLESKECILFFDEADALFGKRTEVKDAKDRYANQEVAYLLQRIEKFPGLVLLASNFNQNLDIAFRRRILTSIFIPPPGKEEREFLWKQSIPSGFKFEEGHGAQYLAETYQLTGANISNIIKLACLEAKSNSTNTLTLHVLSKYVKAEQAKERS from the coding sequence ATGCTGGATACCTTACGAAAAACCAGTCAAGGTAAACAATCGATTAATTCAGCTGGTAAGTTTGAAAACTACGAATATTTAGCACTGAATATATCCGCTTTTAGTAAAGTAGAGTCCTGGGTGAAAAAGGTAATGCATTCAAGACTCAGTGAATTAAAAGACAATAAATCACCTCGGGAGTTTAAAGATCTATGTGAGATACCAGAAATACCTGAAAATTCTTCATGGCACCAGTTAGTTGATGAATTTGATACATCAATTGCTGAATTATTTATGATTTCAGTGGTATTCACTTCTCAGTTTCAGCCATTTTCTTTATTACCATTATGGTCTAATGAAAAACTTAATTATTGGGCCGGGGGAGGAAAAGTAAAAGATCAAGCCACTATCTCACCAACAATAAGAACCATTTTGTTTTTACTGGCAGGATTTGACGGAGTGAAAAGGGCTTTATACTTAAATCAGTTGATAGATAGTCGATTGATAAAAGAGCAAGTGCTACATGTAAGCAGAGCCGAAACAGAAACATTTGAGAATGGGATATTAAGAATCAGCGATGAACATTATTGCTCATTGATGACAGGAAAGAAACCCGTGATTAAAGTTTCTGCAGATTTCCCAGCCACCTTACTCACAACCAATAAAACTTTTTCTGATCTCGTACTAAAAGATAATACTAAAGAACAGCTTAATTCGCTTATTAACTACGTAAAATATAGTAATGAATTATATGAAAATGCTGACTTTACTAAAAAAGTAAAGAGAGGCTATGTAGCTATGCTCTATGGTCCTCCCGGCACCGGAAAGACATTGACTGCATCTGTATTGGGAAAGGAGCTTGACACGCCTGTATATGCTGTTGATCTGTCTAGAGTGGTTTCTAAATACATAGGTGAAACCGAAAAGAACCTGGAAAAAATATTTGATCGACTGGAGTCAAAGGAATGTATCCTGTTTTTTGATGAGGCAGATGCTTTATTTGGTAAGCGAACTGAGGTGAAGGATGCAAAAGACAGATATGCTAACCAGGAGGTTGCTTATTTACTTCAACGAATTGAAAAATTCCCTGGTCTGGTATTACTAGCAAGTAACTTTAATCAAAATCTTGATATTGCCTTCAGAAGGAGGATTTTAACTTCAATTTTTATCCCACCTCCCGGAAAAGAAGAAAGAGAATTTTTATGGAAACAGAGTATTCCTTCCGGTTTTAAATTTGAAGAAGGCCACGGAGCTCAATATCTTGCGGAAACTTACCAGCTAACCGGGGCTAATATTAGTAATATTATCAAACTGGCTTGTCTTGAAGCAAAAAGCAATAGCACTAATACTCTTACCCTACATGTTTTATCAAAGTACGTAAAGGCAGAGCAGGCAAAAGAAAGAAGCTAA